One window of the Nitrospira defluvii genome contains the following:
- a CDS encoding VOC family protein: protein MKSFARKIVLTALPFLVCFTVPSEAQVAVQSVASVGFTVSDMDRSIAFYRDVLTFTPLSDVEVDGPEYDQFWGLFGVRARVVRLQLGEQELVLTEFLSPPDLRPIPMPSYSHDLWFQHCAIVVRDMEAAWAQLRKHHVRQVSPRPQTIPRSNVAAAGIKAMKFRDPDGHNLELLWFPDGKGHPRWQRGGTDLFLGIDHTAMTVRSTENSTKFYRDLLGMTVAGGTLNMGATQQYLDSLPGARTRVTGLAPKLNPPSLEFLEYELPTAGRPFPIDSHPTDLWHWQTTLVVSDVEAAASALRDGAQFVSSGVVTLPDKSVGFGKGFLVRDPDGHVMQVVSP, encoded by the coding sequence GTGAAGAGTTTTGCCAGGAAGATTGTGCTCACCGCCCTGCCATTCCTTGTATGTTTCACCGTGCCATCGGAGGCCCAGGTTGCAGTCCAATCCGTCGCCTCCGTCGGCTTCACCGTCTCGGACATGGACCGATCCATCGCCTTCTACCGTGACGTATTGACGTTCACGCCGCTGAGTGACGTGGAGGTCGATGGGCCTGAATATGATCAATTCTGGGGTCTGTTCGGCGTGCGCGCGCGAGTGGTGAGGCTGCAACTCGGCGAACAGGAACTGGTGCTGACCGAGTTTCTCTCGCCCCCGGACCTGCGGCCGATTCCGATGCCGTCTTACAGCCATGATCTCTGGTTCCAGCACTGCGCCATCGTCGTGCGCGACATGGAGGCCGCCTGGGCGCAGCTGCGGAAGCACCATGTCCGCCAGGTATCACCGCGGCCGCAGACCATCCCGAGGTCGAATGTCGCCGCCGCCGGCATCAAGGCCATGAAATTTCGAGATCCGGACGGACATAATCTCGAACTGCTCTGGTTCCCGGATGGCAAGGGGCATCCACGCTGGCAGAGGGGCGGGACCGACCTGTTCCTGGGGATCGATCACACGGCGATGACGGTCCGGAGCACGGAGAACAGCACCAAGTTTTATCGCGACTTGTTGGGGATGACGGTTGCCGGAGGCACGCTCAATATGGGCGCGACCCAACAGTATCTCGACAGTTTGCCCGGCGCCCGTACACGCGTCACCGGCCTGGCCCCGAAGCTGAACCCGCCGAGCCTGGAATTTCTGGAATATGAACTCCCGACGGCGGGACGGCCTTTCCCCATCGATTCGCACCCGACCGATCTCTGGCACTGGCAGACGACGCTCGTGGTGTCCGATGTGGAGGCAGCCGCATCAGCCCTGCGAGACGGGGCGCAGTTTGTGTCATCCGGCGTGGTGACGTTGCCGGATAAGAGTGTGGGATTCGGGAAAGGCTTCCTGGTGCGAGATCCCGATGGACATGTGATGCAAGTGGTTTCACCATGA
- a CDS encoding GMC oxidoreductase, with amino-acid sequence MATHYDIIIIGTGPGGGTLAYKLAPSGKKILLLERGGYLPREKDNWSSKTVFIDNKYKAKETWKDKHGGTFHPGIHYNVGGNSKVYGAALLRMRAQDFGEVKHYGGISPEWPIGYDDLEPYYTQAEYLYHVHGNRGEDPTEPKASAPYKYPALTHEPRIQVLHEDWQKCGYKPFHLPVGVMLDEQQKEHSACIRCNTCDGFPCLVNAKADSQVVCVDPALQYPNVTLLTNALVVRLESRGTGREVTGVVVERDGWTDIFTGNIVVVSAGAINSAALLLKSANGKHPNGLANSSDLVGRNYMCHNNSAMLAISRLPNPTVFQKTIGLNDFYFPSTEWNYPMGHISMIGKQNLDSLRAGAPAFAPGLALDKMAKHSLDFWMTSEDLPDPNNRVLVGKDGSITLAYTENNLEAHQRLAAKLKSMLNHLGCEEHLLPTHLYLGKKIPIAGTAHQCGTVRFGRDPKTSVLDVHCKAHDLDNLYVVDASFFVSSSAVNPSLTIIANALRVGDHLLSRLA; translated from the coding sequence AAGCTGGCGCCGTCGGGGAAAAAGATTCTCTTGTTGGAGCGGGGCGGATACCTGCCGCGTGAGAAGGACAACTGGAGTTCCAAGACCGTCTTCATCGACAACAAGTACAAGGCCAAGGAAACCTGGAAGGACAAACACGGGGGTACGTTTCACCCTGGCATCCACTACAATGTCGGCGGGAATTCGAAGGTCTACGGCGCGGCGCTCTTGCGCATGCGGGCACAGGATTTCGGCGAGGTCAAACATTACGGCGGGATTTCACCGGAATGGCCGATCGGCTACGACGACCTTGAGCCCTATTACACCCAGGCTGAGTATTTGTACCACGTGCACGGCAACCGCGGGGAAGACCCGACGGAACCGAAGGCCAGCGCGCCGTACAAGTATCCTGCGCTCACTCACGAGCCTCGCATTCAGGTGCTGCATGAGGATTGGCAGAAGTGCGGCTACAAGCCCTTTCATCTGCCGGTCGGGGTGATGCTGGACGAACAGCAGAAGGAGCATAGTGCCTGCATCCGATGCAACACCTGTGACGGTTTCCCCTGTCTGGTGAATGCCAAGGCCGACTCGCAAGTGGTCTGTGTCGATCCGGCGTTGCAGTATCCGAACGTGACGCTGCTCACCAACGCACTGGTCGTCAGATTGGAGTCGAGGGGGACAGGCCGTGAAGTCACGGGCGTCGTCGTGGAGCGCGACGGCTGGACGGACATCTTCACAGGCAACATTGTGGTGGTCTCAGCCGGCGCGATCAACTCGGCCGCGCTCTTGTTAAAGTCCGCGAACGGGAAACATCCCAATGGGCTTGCCAATTCCTCCGACCTGGTGGGCCGGAACTACATGTGTCACAACAATTCGGCCATGCTGGCGATCTCCAGGCTGCCGAACCCGACGGTCTTTCAAAAAACCATCGGCCTCAACGACTTCTACTTTCCCTCGACTGAGTGGAATTATCCCATGGGCCACATCTCGATGATCGGGAAGCAGAATCTGGATTCGCTGCGGGCCGGTGCGCCGGCCTTTGCGCCGGGGCTTGCCCTCGACAAGATGGCGAAACATTCGCTCGACTTCTGGATGACCTCGGAAGATCTGCCCGATCCGAACAACCGCGTGCTTGTCGGCAAGGACGGGAGCATCACACTCGCCTATACGGAAAACAATCTGGAGGCGCATCAGCGATTGGCTGCCAAGCTCAAGAGCATGCTCAATCATCTAGGCTGCGAAGAACATCTGCTGCCCACACACCTGTATCTGGGGAAGAAGATTCCGATTGCCGGCACGGCACACCAGTGCGGGACAGTCCGCTTCGGGCGTGATCCAAAGACCAGCGTGCTGGACGTGCACTGCAAGGCGCACGATCTGGATAATCTCTACGTTGTGGATGCAAGCTTCTTCGTCTCGAGCTCAGCGGTCAATCCCTCACTGACGATCATCGCGAACGCCCTGCGAGTAGGGGATCATCTGCTCTCAAGACTTGCGTGA